The following are encoded together in the Arcticibacterium luteifluviistationis genome:
- a CDS encoding VCBS repeat-containing protein: protein MKNSLSRITILLLTLVNFVFISCNKVDDSKMFSLLPSSQTGIKFKNLIQETPEFNILTYGYLYNGGGVSVGDINNDGLQDIYFTGSMVGSRLYLNKGNFEFEEIAQKAGVFAEGFWNTGTTMADVNGDGLLDIYICRSAAKDSYKRKNLLFINNGNLTFTEKAEEYGIADEGYSTQGAFFDYDKDGDLDLYVLNHSIQEFASFRSVFNGLKSRRDPYFEDKLYKNENGKFIEVGQEAGLTANVLGFGLGISVSDINNDGWLDIYISNDFNEQDYLYLNNQNGTFTENLENYIGHTSHFSMGSDIADINNDGYTDIMTLDMWPEGNTRQKMVSGPDNYDKYQMLVKNGFYEQSMRNMLHLNNEGLSFSEIGQFAGVDGTDWSWSTLFCDLDNDGFKDIYITNGVKKDYTNMDFMNFAVQEKLNENKTGVPMSIDKLLENIPSSIQENYTYHNNGDLTFSKVNNDWGLNQLSLSNGAAYADLDNDGDLDLIVNNTDSEAFIYRNNSEKRTHNNFLRIKLIGEGKNTFGIGSKVELNLEGKTLSQELMPTRGFQSSVSYDLVFGLGANETIKELTVTWPDGRRQKLSNQKANQTITLNQSNAKEEENNSSLSLRPLFKEISKSIFDTYSHQENEYIDFNREVLLPHKLSTQGPKMAVGDVNNDKLDDVFIGGAKGQAGMLFYQTKSGGFVKGSNSLFMEDSNSEDVGVLFFDADGDNDQDLYVVSGGNEAESNSSEMQDRLYINDGKGSFKKRTEALPKMLFSGSCVKAGDYDSDGYLDLFVGGRLEPGKYPNAPSSYILQNDGKGNFKDKTSAVGAGFSSLGMVTDAIWSDFNGDGKTDLIVVGEFMAIRAFQNLGGKMKEISLDSGLGDSEGWWNTIKEGDFDGDGDMDYILGNFGLNSQLKTSVEEPITLYAKDFDGNGSIDPVLSTYYSGKNYPVFSKDDISKQLNFIKSKYVDYSSYADKEITDIFSTKELEDAMILKAKTLATSYLENLGNNKFKLSSLPDLAQLAPIHAIEVIDVNKDNKLDVILAGNFYGTRVKYGRYDANKGLVLIGKGDGQFTPLKLEESGLNISGEVRDVHGIKSANNTLTLFFARNGLPIKTYITAD, encoded by the coding sequence TTTGAAGAAATAGCTCAAAAGGCTGGAGTTTTTGCCGAAGGATTTTGGAATACTGGTACAACCATGGCAGACGTTAATGGCGATGGTCTCTTAGATATTTATATCTGTAGATCAGCCGCTAAAGACAGTTATAAAAGAAAGAATCTGCTCTTTATAAATAACGGTAATTTGACGTTTACAGAGAAAGCGGAAGAATATGGGATTGCAGATGAGGGCTATTCTACACAAGGTGCCTTTTTTGATTATGATAAAGATGGAGATTTAGACCTTTACGTGTTAAATCACTCTATTCAAGAGTTTGCCAGTTTTAGATCTGTATTTAATGGATTAAAGTCAAGAAGAGATCCTTATTTCGAAGATAAACTGTATAAAAATGAAAATGGAAAGTTTATTGAAGTAGGGCAGGAGGCAGGTCTTACGGCTAATGTTTTAGGTTTTGGCTTAGGCATATCAGTTTCTGATATTAATAATGATGGATGGTTAGATATCTACATTTCAAATGATTTTAACGAACAAGATTACTTATACCTCAACAACCAAAATGGAACATTCACTGAAAATCTAGAAAACTATATTGGTCATACATCCCACTTCTCTATGGGCTCTGATATTGCCGATATAAATAATGATGGGTATACCGATATTATGACGCTAGATATGTGGCCTGAAGGCAATACGCGTCAAAAGATGGTATCTGGTCCTGACAATTATGATAAGTACCAAATGCTTGTAAAAAATGGTTTTTACGAACAAAGCATGAGGAATATGCTCCATTTGAATAATGAAGGATTGTCTTTCTCGGAGATTGGTCAATTTGCGGGAGTGGATGGCACGGATTGGAGTTGGTCAACATTGTTTTGCGACTTGGATAATGATGGATTCAAGGATATCTATATTACCAATGGTGTTAAGAAAGACTATACCAATATGGATTTTATGAACTTCGCAGTTCAGGAAAAACTAAACGAGAACAAGACTGGTGTTCCAATGTCCATTGATAAATTACTGGAAAATATTCCCTCTTCCATTCAAGAGAATTATACTTATCATAATAATGGGGACCTTACTTTTTCTAAGGTGAATAATGATTGGGGTTTAAACCAACTATCCTTGTCTAACGGGGCTGCCTATGCTGACCTTGACAATGACGGAGATCTTGACTTAATAGTAAACAATACTGATTCTGAAGCATTTATTTATCGCAATAATAGCGAGAAACGAACCCATAATAATTTTTTGAGAATTAAGCTCATTGGAGAAGGGAAAAATACCTTCGGTATTGGTTCTAAAGTGGAGCTAAATTTAGAAGGAAAAACGCTTTCTCAGGAACTCATGCCTACCAGAGGATTTCAGTCTTCAGTTTCTTACGATTTAGTATTTGGTCTTGGGGCTAATGAAACTATAAAAGAACTGACAGTGACTTGGCCTGATGGACGTAGGCAGAAATTAAGTAATCAAAAAGCTAATCAAACAATAACGCTCAATCAATCTAATGCTAAAGAGGAAGAGAATAATTCATCGCTTTCGTTAAGGCCATTATTCAAAGAAATATCAAAGTCTATTTTTGACACTTATAGTCATCAAGAGAACGAATACATTGACTTTAATAGAGAAGTGCTGTTGCCTCATAAACTCTCCACACAAGGCCCTAAAATGGCTGTAGGCGATGTGAATAATGATAAGCTAGATGATGTGTTTATTGGCGGGGCCAAAGGGCAAGCTGGAATGCTTTTCTATCAAACCAAAAGTGGAGGTTTTGTAAAAGGATCTAACTCGTTGTTCATGGAAGATAGTAACTCAGAAGATGTCGGTGTACTGTTTTTTGATGCCGATGGAGATAATGACCAAGACTTATATGTGGTAAGTGGTGGTAATGAAGCGGAGAGTAATTCTTCTGAAATGCAAGATCGACTGTACATTAACGATGGTAAAGGAAGCTTTAAGAAAAGGACAGAAGCTTTACCTAAAATGCTGTTTAGCGGTTCTTGCGTAAAAGCTGGAGATTATGATTCAGATGGTTATTTAGATCTCTTTGTAGGCGGCCGTTTGGAGCCTGGTAAATATCCTAATGCTCCAAGTAGTTATATTCTACAAAATGATGGAAAAGGTAACTTTAAAGATAAAACATCTGCAGTAGGTGCTGGCTTTAGCTCTCTCGGTATGGTGACTGATGCGATCTGGAGCGATTTTAATGGTGACGGAAAGACAGACTTAATTGTGGTTGGAGAGTTTATGGCTATAAGGGCATTTCAAAACCTTGGTGGAAAAATGAAAGAGATTTCTTTAGATTCTGGTTTGGGAGATTCTGAAGGTTGGTGGAACACTATTAAAGAAGGTGACTTTGATGGTGACGGAGATATGGATTACATTTTAGGGAATTTTGGACTAAACTCTCAACTCAAAACTAGTGTAGAAGAGCCTATAACTTTGTATGCCAAAGACTTCGATGGGAATGGCTCTATTGACCCAGTTTTATCAACTTATTATTCGGGAAAAAACTATCCAGTATTTTCCAAAGATGACATCAGTAAGCAGCTTAACTTCATAAAATCGAAATACGTGGATTACTCGTCCTATGCCGATAAAGAAATTACTGATATTTTCAGCACGAAAGAATTAGAAGATGCCATGATATTAAAAGCTAAAACTCTAGCTACGTCCTATCTTGAAAATTTGGGAAATAATAAGTTTAAATTATCAAGTTTGCCGGATTTGGCACAGTTAGCCCCTATTCATGCCATTGAGGTTATTGATGTCAATAAGGATAATAAATTAGACGTTATTTTGGCAGGAAACTTTTATGGAACAAGAGTTAAGTATGGAAGATATGATGCGAATAAAGGACTAGTTCTAATAGGGAAAGGTGATGGTCAATTTACTCCGCTTAAACTTGAAGAAAGTGGTTTGAACATTTCAGGAGAAGTAAGAGATGTTCATGGAATTAAATCTGCCAATAATACCTTAACCTTATTTTTTGCAAGAAATGGTTTACCAATCAAAACTTATATCACAGCAGATTAA